CCTTTGACGGTACTTCTGCCTTGGCGAAGTATGATGGTACTTTTGCTAATGAAGTTGACTACTTcaattttgcagccatattTGGAAAGAATGGAAGATGCTTTGGTGATCCTCAAAGCTTAGTTAAGTCTGGTGATATGATTAGCTTTACTTCGGACGTGGATCTCTTACCCTCTTTGGCAAAGATAAAGAACAGTACTCCACTGACTATAACGTTCATGACTTCAACTCTATTTTTGAAAACCACAAAAGCAAAAAACAACCAAAAATCCAAAACACCTACAAAAATTGTAAATATGAAAAAAATTACTCTTTACTTACTGCTGAATCGAACGGATTTGATTTCCACACTTTATTCAAGCAAAAGTCCCCCGCTGCTGAGTTTGATGACATTGGATATGAATTGTACACCATCTTCGAAAAAGAACTGGAATGCTCCTTGCCAAAGTTTgaagcagtttcaaaaaaGCCCGTGGAGGCTCGTTTGCCTCTGCTAGAAAATTTTGTGTTGGGAAAGCAAGAATTGGTCTCTTTTCCCAAGGGGAACACTTTACCAAAAGTAGATTTCATGTTGAGAAAGCCCGAAAAGGCTTACTTACCTTTGATAAATCTTTCTATGTCAAAGGGGGCATTGATATCTTTGCCAAACACGGTTTTCTTATCAGAATCTGAAATGgacttggacaagtttGAGAAAGTCTTTTTGTCAGACCTTGAAAATCTTCCTCTGTCCAAACAGACACCATATCCTTTACCAAATTTGAGTTCCTTACCAAAGTTTGAGTTAGTGTTGAAAAAGGCCGAAAAGTCCTATCTGCCAAAACTTGACATGGTTTCATTTAAAACACTTATTTTGAACCAGTTAGGGAAATTGGGATCTTTGCCAAACATGTATTCCTTACCAAAGCTTGTTATGGATTTAGGAAAGCTTAGAAAGGCTTGTTTGTCAAGGATTGGGAATATTTTTCTGTCAAAGTGGGCATTGAGTTCTTTACCTGAATTGGTAGTGGTACCCAAGTTTGACACTTTGAGAAGGCCAGATTCGGTACATTATCTAGACAGGGGTGGTTCCAAGCGTGAATTGGACTCCTTCCCAAAAATCGTATTAGATCGACTTGACAAGTCTGAGATGGTTCCGTTGTCCAGAAATTATGCTTCAATGGATACTAGTGGTGTTTAAATCAGAGGTATACTTGAGGGACACAAAGAACCATTGGAATGTTCGATTGAACTAGAAGTCTTGGAGTTTTCCCCAAGGTTTCACTAAGTTGGTACTCTGGCTACT
The window above is part of the Yamadazyma tenuis chromosome 4, complete sequence genome. Proteins encoded here:
- a CDS encoding uncharacterized protein (EggNog:ENOG502S0GR): MAGFSKSIYPFNGKNAPQKFITCPHLASEFKLYNIFTILDDLATVPGKTIRSANKHSLGYIGATADFQSYHYYDTFDGTSALAKYDGTFANEVDYFNFAAIFGKNGRCFGDPQSLVKSDKEQYSTDYNVHDFNSIFENHKSKKQPKIQNTYKNCKYEKNYSLLTAESNGFDFHTLFKQKSPAAEFDDIGYELYTIFEKESECSLPKFEAVSKKPVEARLPSLENFVLGKQELVSFPKGNTLPKVDFMLRKPEKAYLPLINLSMSKGALISLPNTVFLSESEMDLDKFEKVFLSDLENLPSSKQTPYPLPNLSSLPKFELVLKKAEKSYSPKLDMVSFKTLILNQLGKLGSLPNMYSLPKLVMDLGKLRKACLSRIGNIFSSKWALSSLPELVVVPKFDTLRRPDSVHYLDRGGSKRELDSFPKIVLDRLDKSEMVPLSRNYASMDTSVGTSATDGLIGSCYVFFMEADWDNSVSFETFSLPASSAARESNDFQDDNISVKSLSPSILGAFGYKLDKKEALSPCYSMMEFRPLSSPTGLEFEEQDIDFRHIPGIETKMKCSHAFEIVAMDRHLSGCMALGPSIFKKTVVLDNNSHTDPSDNDRLESNHEINSNDRYGKKLNLSSSIIEDSDEEAFDEEYDEFTKYLSSHTPHTFA